In Papio anubis isolate 15944 chromosome 20, Panubis1.0, whole genome shotgun sequence, the genomic window gaaacaacagacaacGAGGCCTAGTAAGGGTGGAGGCTGAGATGACAAGGagaatttgaataaatatttgtttggtGTTATGCTTAGTACCTCTGTGACAAAATAATCAACAccaaacccccgtgacacaattttacctatataagaaacctgcacgtgtacccctgaaccaaaatcaaaagttaaaagaaaaaaacctgatgAGTGGGGAAAAGTACAATGTAGGTGGAAGGATTGTAGGTTTTTGCTACATATAGATAGCGGTCCCAGTGGGGCTGTACTCTGATTTATTTGTGCCTGTGCAGGCAGATGGGATTATGAACAGGTGGTCCAGAACCCTAGCTTGGTGGAGAAAACAGTTTGCTgctgcagattcagtgtctgggggTTGGGCTATGCCAGGAGAATTGTAGACACTCTTGTGGGATTTTGGCAAGAAACACTAGGATCCACAATGACGTGGTAAAAGTCCCGAGGATGATGACTAGTCTTGAGAGGGATGTGGATACGTCAATGTctagtgtgtgtttgtgagtgggTGGGACTCCTGTGGTGGCAGCTGCAAGAAAAGGGGGTCTGTCATCAGAGGTCCTTTCCTCCAAGTTTTCAGTCCACAGTCACCCTGGGAGGAGACCTGGAATCACAAGACAATGGGTAATGTGACAGCCCGTGTACATGAGAGCAGAGCCTCCCATTTCCACACACCCAGAGTTCCATTCGAGGCCAGGCCTCCGTGATATCTTTTTTCTGGTATCAAATCTGTAGAGTTTGCTGAACACTAAGCAATTCTCCAATATCTACTAATTATCTGAAATTTGAATTCTGACACCACCCAGAGTCAGCACAGACCCTGATTCAGGGTTCGGTCCCACAACATTGTCCTCATTACAGATGCCAGTCACAAACCCCATAGGCCCATCTATGCTTCTGAGCTACTAGTAGTTTAAAATGTGGGGATTCTCATAACCTCCCTCTAGTTCAATAATTTGATAGAGCTACTCGCAGAACTCATCAAACACTGTAGttatgtttactggtttattataaaagatacaacccagaaaaagtcaaatgaaagaaatgtagaggataaagaaaagaggtggggAAAAATGAAACATACATAATCCTGGAAAATAGCTGTGATTAATAACATTCATCCTTTGTGTGCTCCAGCAACAGTTTatgaaaagaaacactttttttttttttttccctcagacggagtcttgctctgtcgccagggtggagtgtagtggcacgatctcggctcactgcaacctccgcctcctgcttcaagagattcttctgcctcagcctcccaagtagctgggactacaggcacataccaccacgcccggctgatttttgtatttttagtagagacagggtttcaccatcttggtcaggctggtcttgaactcctgacatcgtgatcctcacgtctcggcctcccaaagtgttgggattacaggcgtgagccaccacacctggccagaaacaCCCTTCTTATTATGACTTAGAAGGTGCTCCCTTTTCTTACCTATCACATAGCCAGATATATACTctatacattttcttccttttctcattaaaaaaatcagctgaattTTTGAGTAGGTGTTGGAATTTGTCTTCACTggtctaaataaaataatttatttatctttttaatttgtattttttttgagacagagtgcaatggcacgatatcggctcaccacaacctctgcctcctgggttcaagggattctcctgcctcagcctcccgagtagctgggattacaggcatgtaccaccatgcccggctaattttgtatttttagtagagacagggtttctttgtgttggtcaggctggtctcaaactcctgacctcaggtgaaatgcccacctcagcctcccaaagtgctaggattacaggcgtgagccaccatgcacagaaataaaatacttcttaatCAAACTTcacttaactttattttttttcccacaggcTCCTGAACTTTGAGCTACCCTGAGTGTGAGTCAACATACAACCCCATTTTATGTCCCTCCTACATATATGCTGACTTCAGGGTAAAACATTCTCTGAtctaaaatctgatttttttcccctctccatttgccattcccctcccaccttttttctaatcttttatgCTCCTCCCTAGGAAACAAAGCCTTTGTCTGCCTGAACTTTGCAAGCCATAAAGATTATACAGTTGGTACTTCCTCCTGTTGCAATATTCCtctggaattcatttttttttttacacaaatctaactttgttttattttacaaactcTAGAAAgtgcctcaaaacaataaaaaagtttcTCATCAGTAAGACTCCCAGTTTCCTTTCATCTTAACCTTAACTGCATGTGCCTGTGGGGCCCCAGCTTTCCAGGGCTTTGGAGATTCTCTTAGGATAAAGACTTCTTCCATGGCTGGGGTGAGCAGGCTGGGACATCTGCAGGGGAGGCTCCCCAGAAAGAACTAACTGGGCATTTAATAACCTTTTATTGTAGGCTTAATATTAGCCTTAGGTTGCAGTCACTGGGTTCAAGCTTTAATTTCCACATCAGATTTATTCCCTTGGTTTTTGAAACTGAAAACTCCAATGAAATCACTCAAACATTGTGTTcatataaaaaaaggaaatttttggtGCTTACATTTTATACCTCAATTAGAAAAGCAAACACACCTATTCCTTTTCAACAatgaacatattattttattatttctataaaaaatcaTGTAGTAAACAATTCGTCATGGGAACACTTCTAAGAGGTACCTTCTAAGAGGTACCAAGTTTCATCTCATAAAATTTAGCACGAAACTTAAAAATCAAGATAACAGGATATGGGACAGAAATATTCACTGCCACAACTTTGccctgcaaaaagaaaaattgatgttTTCATGAATCTATGTAACTCACCAATTATACACCACATTCTCTTATggaaatctatttattttctacagCCAAAATAGAAGAGAGACTTTTCCTAATTTTCTCCTTGATAACATTCTAAAAGCTAAGACTTGGAATTCTGTTTAGAATCACCCAGCCACAAGCACACTTGAGAAAAATCTTAAACTCACACTGACAAAGGAAAAGGTAAATGAGAATTCTTAAATGGAATATAtgattagattttaatttttttttctaaaacccaCTTCTTTTACGCCCTGTGCAAACATTTTTGTGCCTTTTAAACTTCACTCATTAAATGcaatttacaattaaaagaagCTGAAGTCAAAATAAGTGAACAAATCTTTTCAAGGTGACAGACCCACGGAGTGACAGTGCTGATTAGAAAACACATGTGTCTGACCTATGTGTCAAGTCAGGCCACTCAATCACTTGAAAGATTCTCCCACCCACTCCTGCTCACTAAAGTTCTCAATGACCAGCCTCTCAAGAGACACTGCACTATACCCCAGTGACTGCCCCAAGTGCATTTTACTTTGCAAGTTCTTGCACCATCTCACCGGGGtgacttttttctgtcttttgggaTACTATTTGTTCTTTCACAAATCTTAGAGAATCCAGTGggtaaaaattatttctgcatttttctctcAATACCAGCATCTGACTGGCTGACCAGCAATGTGTCTCCAAGAGAAGCTGGGTTGGGTGaagtcaatcttttttttttttttttttttaatacagagtctcactcttttgcccaggctagagtgcagtggtgcaatctcggctcactgcaacctctgcctcccgggttcaagcaattcttctgcctcagcctccctagcagctgggattacaggtgtgtgccaccatgcctggctaatttttgtatttttagtagagatggggtttcactatattggccatgctggtctcaaactcctgacctcgtgatccgcccgcctcggcctcccaaagtgctgggattacaggtgtgagccaccgcgcccagccggatgAAGTCAATCTTAATGTCTCAAGGAGTTAGCTTTTCAAAGGAAGAGTACACCAGGAGACTGCACTCACACCCAGAGTATCTACCTGCTCCCTTGATGGGATACACTTCATACCTCAGGTTGTCCTGTGAGAGAAAATGACCCAGCAGCTGATATTCACTAGACACTCTAGCCAACAGAGCCACCGTGGTGGGCATCTGGGTTTATCCCCAGACAGTACTGAAAACCCAGGACCAGGAAAAAACTGAAGAGTGGCTGATGATCCATCACCCCATAAAGTTTCCAAATGGAAACCTTGACCCAACACCATTCTGATAGGAACTCTGTGCCTAGGGAAGATAaaaggaagagacacagagatTTTTTTACCATATGGGGTCAGGGATTATTATTCGCTTTCTTCTCAtgggaaatatttacaaacagaAGACAATGTTTTAAATAGTGCCATCCAATGGTTTGTCAAAGAATTAttaattgaaatataataaaatgtacaataaaggaCAAATAATTGATTATGTGTATCAGGGAGGGGAAGGTGGCATTTGGGAATGTCAACGACACTGGAAATTTAGTATTTTACTGTAAATCAGAGTTAATCTGGAAGAACAGGGAGTAAGAACTAGATTTGAGACCCTGCTTCAGACACGTGTGAAAAATGCAGGGGAAAAGAAGTACCCTGTGGACTGTGCAAATAATTCAGTGGCAGGCAATTAGACTGAGGTGGCTCTAGTCCCTGGggtcctcctttttaaaaaaatctaactaataatgtattttttagtaaattacCACATCGGGGAAAACAAAATTCAGGCTTAACCAACTATAAACTGCCAATTAAACTCTGATTACATAACCTGAAAATTGCCAACACGATCGTACAAATTAAGAGACTACATAACTGTACCTAACCAATTACTAAATTTGATGTTCTTCATCATGCACCTTATAAAAGTCTTTTATTCAAGCCTCCCATGGACCACAAACTACAAGCCATAGCTGAGCGCTCTACAATACTTGAACCACTTTTTAAGTTCTTTAACACTTTTGCGGTGActcctatacttttttttttttttttttgagacagtttcgctcctgttgcccaggctggagtgcagtagcgcgatctcagctcactgcaacctccgcctcccgggttcaagcgattctcctgcctcagcctcctgagtagctgggattgtaggcccacgccatgacgcccggctaatttttgggtgttttttttttttttttttttaattgagacagggtttcaccatgttggccaggatggtcttgaactctgacctcagatgatctgcccgcctcggcttcccaaggtgctgaaactacaggcgtgagccacagcgcccgtcCCCccatacatttttaatagaaaagaaagaggaactgGGAACCCCAAAGACCAAAGCTCTTCCCATTCATGAACCCGCACCCCGAGTCAGGATTCTCCCCTGACGACCCTCCCGTGGTCCCTGCTCAATCAGGGAGAGACGCGGTGCTGCGGATGCAGAGCTGCCCAGAGAGGGTTCCAGTCCAGGGCACAGTCACTGCGCAGGGAAGAGACAGGACGCCCGGGCACGGCTGTCAGCGCAGCCGCCATCTTATGGCTGAAGGGGACTAGGGCCGAGCTGGGCAAAAAGAACTCCGAGCGCAGATTGTGGAGCTGACTACAGGGAGGCCCGAGTCCCGCCACAGCCGCTTCCCACCGGTTTCAACCAACCTCTTTCCGCTCTCGGGATGGCGCAAACggcactctcaccatttctaggcTTCCAGGGGGTCCCAGCATCTTAGTTGTGGATCACCCAATACCTGCAGGTTACAGGGACACAGAGGCTTGGCCTCTAGGAGCAGAGGACACAGAGCAGAGAAGACAAGACCTGGAGCACAGGCAGGAGCGAGAGACAAAGGCCCCGCCACATCCCGGAAGCCGCCCTGTCTGCTCCAGCTGCGTTCCTGATTGGACGGTTCCCAGCCCAGCGTCTCTGATTGGATAATATTTAAGGCACGTCTTTTCAGGCCGTGAGTGACAGAAGATGTGATTGGATGCTGGGCTGAAAAAGGAAAGAGTGACAGCCTAGGCTGCAGCCTTTTCAGACAGGGCTTCCTTCCTGAGCTGAGTCAGGCCCACACCAGAGGGTATTTGCCCTTAACCTCGTGTATCAAGTTATATgcattcaaaaataatatattgtatggCTATTCACAAATGAACAAAGTATAACAACAATTGTtctaaaattttagattttatgaCCTTCCTGTATTCTGGTCTTTCGATCAGGTAACctctgaaataaaatgtgagtcacatgtgaatttaaaattttctagtagccaaactttaacaagaaagaagaaacaagtggAATTAATTGTAACAATTTAATTAacccaatatattcaaaatattttcattttagtatgTGAGCAATATGTAATTATTaatgaagtatatatacatttgaaacaaaatctttgaaactaattctgtattttacctTTCCAGCACATTGCAGTTCAGACCAGCCACATTCCAGGCACCCAGGAGCCACACATGGCCAATAGCTGCCACACTGAAGTACAGCTGTGATGTCAGTGGGGGTGGAGGGCCTGAACACCCCTTTTTTTTGCCACAGGTGAGGGGACAGCCTCTATTTATCAACATTTCTTTTCAGTTCCGACGGTGAAACAAATAGTGGTTATAGAAAAAACTGATAGCAGCAGGAATAAACCACAGGTAAACCACTGCTTACCACCTGTTGCCCACCTTTCTTTCAGAGATCAGACAGTGAACAAAGGATGATGGGGCCACAGGAGAAAAAAAACTATGTCTTCAGATCTGTTGACAGTCTTGACCTTTAATGTTTAcataggaagaaaatagattaaagGCACACTTATTTTGCTATTTGACCATGACCCTAATGGTCAGGCTGTGGTTAGCTGTTTTCTCCTGTGGTGTGGGAAACTGAGTGAATATAAGCACCAATCACATGCACACATGTCCACATGTCCACATGTATTTCggc contains:
- the LOC103879999 gene encoding uncharacterized protein LOC103879999 isoform X2, with the protein product MSQSPLWIGPMQDSHITVIPEPRSGQSVTSPRCWVQVHATIYPLGRIQEEEQHDSEDGFSTLQFRPATFQAPRSHTWPIAATLKYSCDVSGGGGPEHPFFLPQVRGQPLFINISFQFRR